The Solanum pennellii chromosome 11, SPENNV200 genome contains a region encoding:
- the LOC107004756 gene encoding ribosome production factor 1 — protein sequence MGRKRNLSEDGGGEDEEERPMKERRVKEKQEVRESMRPSMIKNKEKRAAVHAKLKQQKKVEKRKKVKAREAAEKKALELGEEPPPKMVPRTIENTRESDETVCLPDDEELFAGNDVDEFSAVLKNERSPKILITTSRYNSTRGPAFISDLISVIPNAHYYKRGTYDLKKIVQYANEKEFTSVIVVHTNRREPDALLVIGLPDGPTAHFKLSKLMLRKDIKNHGKPTSHKPELVLTNFTTRLGHRVGRMIQSLFPQDPEFRGRRVVTFHNQRDFIFFRHHRYIFETKESKQKESKGKKSKDEKNPQERTIARLQECGPRFTLKLISLQHGTFDTKGGEYEWVHKPEMDTSRRRFFL from the exons ATGGGGAGAAAACGGAACTTGAGCGAAGACGGTGGCGGGGAAGACGAAGAAGAGAGGCCGATGAAAGAGAGAAGGGTGAAAGAGAAGCAGGAGGTAAGAGAAAGTATGCGGCCTTCAATGATTAAGAATAAGGAGAAAAGAGCAGCCGTACATGCTAAGTTGAAGCAGCAGAAGAAGGTTGAGAAGCGGAAGAAGGTTAAAGCTCGTGAAGCTGCTGAGAAAAAAGCACTTGAGCTAGGGGAGGAG CCTCCACCGAAGATGGTACCCCGTACGATTGAGAATACAAGGGAGTCAGATGAGACTGTCTGTTTACCTGATGATGAAGAG CTATTTGCTGGCAACGATGTTGATGAGTTTAGTGCAGTTCTGAAGAACGAGCGTAGTCCAAAAATATTGATTACAACATCACGTTATAACTCTACA AGAGGACCAGCATTTATTTCCGATCTTATTTCTGTGATTCCTAATGCTCATTACTATAAACGAGGAACATATGACCTGAAAAAG ATCGTCCAATATGCAAATGAGAAGGAATTTACTTCTGTTATTGTAGTCCACACCAATCGCCGTGAGCCAG atGCTCTTCTTGTCATTGGTTTACCTGATGGACCTACTGCTCATTTCAAGCTCTCAAAGCTCATGCTACGGAAGGATATCAAG AATCATGGAAAGCCAACTAGTCACAAGCCTGAGCTGGTTTTGACCAACTTCACAACACGTTTGGGTCATCGAGTTGGGAG GATGATACAGTCACTTTTTCCACAAGATCCCGAATTTCGTGGACGTCGAGTTGTGACCTTCCACAACCAGCgtgatttcatattttttcgCCATCATCG CTACATTTTTGAAACCAAAGAGAGCAAACAGAAAGAATCAAAAGGTAAAAAAAGCAAGGATGAGAAGAACCCACAAGAAAGGACAATTGCCCGTCTGCAG GAGTGTGGGCCTCGATTTACTCTCAAATTGATCAGTCTCCAGCATGGTACTTTTGATACTAAGGGTGGGGAATATGAATGGGTTCACAAG CCGGAGATGGATACAAGTCGACGGAGATTTTTCCTGTGA